In one window of Skermanella rosea DNA:
- a CDS encoding right-handed parallel beta-helix repeat-containing protein yields MKTRSRLTLLVAAASMTCAVQVASPAQAQTQAQTQANTVDPAWFRTPEPQGTGARTIPVHNGQSLQDALNRAKPGDVVEIHEGVYKASRGFVILNSGTPAQWITVRAAAGATPTLDLNNTGSFQITASNVVVEGLEIVNGLGDNIHISPWQGSIRNIIVRGMKIHSLKTGAGAAIKINRNNQIKADVENVYIEDSDLQQPINNAVVDGVGVRTAVVRNNWIHNPTQGNSGIFFKGGSSQVLIEGNLISGIRGNSALMLGGNSGGQYFDPDFASQEGVDQIARNNIIADYDDSAIEVRGVVRGAIYHNTIVGASPYTAFRLTYGNNAAGGRSGNQQITISDNLVIHTAPTPMMYAWNDGNVGSFSVGPQLWAGLFKQYERNGLPTFPQKFDVPVSRYDVANIVRNPSHDGLTGLDDARSRYALTARSPALGNASGLTRTLFDAVGEVRSKAPSLGALE; encoded by the coding sequence ATGAAAACCAGATCCCGTCTTACGCTGCTTGTCGCCGCCGCGTCGATGACCTGCGCAGTCCAGGTCGCCAGTCCCGCACAGGCCCAGACACAGGCGCAAACACAGGCCAACACCGTGGACCCAGCCTGGTTCCGGACGCCGGAACCCCAGGGCACCGGGGCCAGGACCATCCCGGTCCACAACGGGCAGTCGCTCCAGGATGCGCTGAACCGGGCCAAGCCTGGCGACGTGGTCGAGATCCACGAGGGAGTCTACAAGGCTTCGAGGGGCTTCGTCATCCTCAACTCCGGCACGCCGGCGCAGTGGATCACCGTGCGCGCGGCGGCGGGGGCGACGCCGACGCTCGACCTGAACAACACCGGGTCGTTCCAGATCACCGCGTCCAACGTCGTGGTCGAAGGGCTGGAGATCGTCAACGGCCTGGGGGACAACATCCATATCTCCCCGTGGCAGGGATCGATCCGCAACATCATCGTGCGCGGCATGAAGATCCATTCGCTGAAGACGGGTGCCGGGGCGGCGATCAAGATCAACCGGAACAACCAGATCAAGGCCGACGTCGAGAACGTCTATATCGAGGACTCCGACCTTCAGCAGCCGATCAACAATGCCGTCGTGGACGGCGTCGGCGTGCGTACCGCCGTGGTCAGGAACAACTGGATCCACAACCCGACCCAGGGCAACTCCGGCATCTTCTTCAAGGGCGGCTCCTCCCAGGTCCTGATCGAGGGCAACCTGATCAGCGGCATCCGGGGCAATTCGGCGCTCATGCTGGGCGGCAACAGCGGCGGGCAGTATTTCGACCCGGATTTCGCCTCGCAGGAAGGCGTGGACCAGATCGCCCGCAACAACATCATCGCGGACTACGACGACTCCGCCATCGAGGTCCGGGGCGTGGTGCGCGGCGCCATCTACCACAACACCATCGTCGGCGCCTCGCCCTACACGGCCTTCCGCCTGACCTATGGCAACAACGCCGCCGGCGGTCGGAGCGGCAACCAGCAGATCACGATCAGCGACAATCTGGTCATCCACACGGCACCCACCCCGATGATGTATGCCTGGAACGACGGCAACGTGGGCAGCTTCAGCGTCGGCCCGCAGCTGTGGGCGGGGCTGTTCAAGCAGTATGAGCGCAACGGCCTGCCGACCTTCCCGCAGAAATTCGACGTGCCGGTCAGCCGGTACGACGTCGCGAACATCGTGCGGAACCCGAGCCACGACGGCCTGACCGGCCTGGACGACGCCCGGTCGCGCTATGCCCTGACCGCCCGCAGCCCGGCGCTGGGCAATGCGAGCGGCTTGACCAGGACGCTGTTCGACGCCGTCGGCGAAGTCCGCTCGAAGGCGCCCTCGCTGGGCGCGCTGGAGTAA
- a CDS encoding calcium-binding protein produces MANPTNGNDILDGTNGNDVIVGLDGDDILNGKGGNDTLIGNRGSDKHNGGHGHDKIVWNNGDGSDFNDGGSGHDTQIVNGSVTDGDQFVVKANGSGFVFDRVNLVPFKLTDKNIEKLEVNGGGGHDTLKIGDMTGTSLKEVLFNGGHGDDFLDASATNIPVKANGGSGNDTMLGGSADDVLNGDGGNDVLVGGRGTDKHNGGHGNDTIVWNNGDGSDFNDGGSGYDTQVVNGANAAGDEFVVKANGSGFVFDRVNLVPFKLTDKNIEKLEVNGGGGHDKLKIGNMAGTSLKEAVFSGGSGNDKLDASHTNIKVTAYGGHGHDWLAGGSAHDILKGDAGDDHISGGHGNDKIYGGAGKDTLTGGSGADHFYVDKHDVITDFQKGIDTIHWIA; encoded by the coding sequence ATGGCCAATCCCACCAACGGCAACGACATCCTCGACGGCACCAACGGCAACGACGTCATCGTCGGCCTCGACGGCGACGACATCCTGAACGGCAAGGGCGGCAACGACACCCTGATCGGCAACCGGGGCAGCGACAAGCACAATGGCGGCCACGGCCACGACAAGATCGTCTGGAATAACGGCGATGGCTCCGACTTCAACGACGGCGGCTCGGGCCACGACACCCAGATCGTCAACGGCTCGGTCACCGACGGCGACCAGTTCGTAGTGAAAGCCAACGGCTCCGGCTTCGTGTTCGACCGCGTCAACCTCGTGCCGTTCAAGCTGACCGACAAGAACATCGAGAAGCTGGAAGTCAACGGTGGCGGCGGCCACGACACGTTGAAGATCGGCGACATGACCGGGACCAGCCTGAAGGAGGTCCTCTTCAACGGCGGGCACGGCGACGACTTCCTGGATGCCAGCGCCACCAACATCCCCGTCAAGGCCAACGGCGGCTCGGGCAACGACACGATGCTCGGCGGCTCCGCCGACGACGTGCTGAACGGCGACGGCGGCAACGACGTGCTGGTCGGCGGCCGCGGCACCGACAAGCACAATGGCGGCCATGGCAACGATACGATCGTCTGGAACAACGGCGACGGGTCGGACTTCAACGACGGCGGCTCGGGCTACGACACCCAGGTGGTCAACGGCGCCAACGCCGCCGGCGACGAGTTCGTGGTCAAGGCCAACGGCTCCGGCTTCGTGTTCGACCGCGTCAACCTCGTGCCGTTCAAGCTGACCGACAAGAACATCGAGAAGCTGGAGGTCAACGGCGGCGGCGGCCACGACAAGCTGAAGATCGGCAACATGGCGGGCACCAGCCTGAAGGAAGCCGTCTTCAGCGGCGGCTCGGGCAACGACAAGCTGGACGCCTCCCATACCAACATCAAGGTCACGGCCTATGGCGGCCACGGCCACGACTGGCTCGCCGGCGGCTCCGCGCACGACATCCTGAAGGGGGACGCGGGCGACGACCACATCAGCGGCGGGCATGGCAACGACAAGATCTACGGCGGCGCGGGCAAGGACACGCTGACCGGCGGCAGCGGCGCCGACCATTTCTACGTGGACAAGCACGACGTGATCACGGATTTCCAGAAAGGGATCGACACCATCCACTGGATCGCCTGA